A single window of Hymenobacter sp. APR13 DNA harbors:
- a CDS encoding sensor histidine kinase: MSLRLQFIFVVVIIHGVLIVLAAQVRTTNAPLFVGLEALLLLSLVLTWRLYRGFVRPFQLIAAGTEAIRAQDFSLKFVPVGQRDMDQLIAVYNHMLDALRQERVTQHEKSHLLESLIRASPAGVLLLSFEGHIEGVNPAAERMLAQTAAQLLGQQPAHLPGDWGPALAALSETQPQVVQLSGLQTYRAHSSRFIDRGFTRRFIVLEELTQDLIRQEKQAYEKLIRMMAHEINNSIGAINSILQSFHHYAPQLQPQDQPDFTEALDVSISRNTHLANFMANFATLVRLPPPRLQSTDVHELLRTTARLLQVQAERRRIRWHWELAPALLVAEVDPVQLEQALLNICKNAQEAIGEDGNIWVRTHQEPAQLIIENDGPGLAPEVQRRLFTPFFSTKRDGQGIGLTLTRDILLQHHCRFSLEPQPNGRTAFTIWL; this comes from the coding sequence ATGTCTCTGCGCCTGCAATTCATCTTCGTCGTCGTCATCATCCACGGCGTGCTTATTGTGCTGGCGGCGCAGGTGCGAACCACGAATGCGCCGTTGTTTGTGGGGCTGGAAGCACTGCTGCTGCTGAGCCTGGTGCTGACGTGGCGGCTGTACCGGGGGTTTGTGCGGCCATTTCAGTTGATTGCGGCCGGTACCGAGGCCATCCGGGCCCAGGACTTCTCCCTGAAGTTCGTGCCCGTAGGCCAGCGCGACATGGACCAGCTCATTGCTGTGTACAACCACATGCTCGACGCGCTGCGGCAGGAGCGGGTAACGCAGCACGAGAAAAGCCATTTGCTGGAAAGCCTGATTCGGGCGTCACCGGCCGGGGTGCTGCTGCTGTCCTTCGAGGGCCATATTGAAGGCGTAAACCCCGCCGCCGAGCGTATGCTGGCGCAGACCGCTGCCCAGCTGCTGGGCCAGCAGCCCGCCCACCTGCCCGGCGACTGGGGCCCGGCCCTGGCGGCCCTGAGCGAGACGCAGCCGCAGGTGGTGCAGCTTTCGGGTCTGCAGACCTACCGGGCGCACAGCTCGCGGTTTATCGACCGGGGCTTCACGCGGCGGTTTATCGTGCTGGAAGAGCTGACCCAAGATTTGATCCGGCAGGAAAAGCAGGCCTATGAGAAGCTGATCCGGATGATGGCCCACGAAATCAACAACTCCATCGGGGCCATCAACTCCATCCTCCAAAGTTTCCACCACTATGCCCCCCAGCTGCAGCCCCAGGACCAGCCCGATTTTACCGAAGCCCTCGATGTGTCCATCAGCCGCAACACCCACCTGGCTAACTTCATGGCCAACTTTGCTACCCTGGTGCGCCTGCCGCCGCCCCGGCTCCAATCCACCGACGTGCATGAGCTGTTGCGGACCACGGCGCGGCTGCTGCAGGTGCAGGCCGAGCGCCGCCGCATCCGCTGGCACTGGGAGTTGGCGCCCGCGCTGCTGGTGGCCGAGGTAGACCCGGTGCAGCTGGAACAGGCCCTGCTCAACATCTGCAAAAACGCCCAGGAGGCCATCGGGGAAGACGGTAACATCTGGGTGCGCACCCATCAGGAGCCCGCGCAGCTCATCATCGAAAACGACGGCCCCGGCTTGGCCCCCGAGGTGCAGCGCCGCCTGTTTACGCCCTTCTTCAGCACCAAGCGCGACGGCCAGGGC